The following are from one region of the Patescibacteria group bacterium genome:
- a CDS encoding AI-2E family transporter: protein MAIKSSQRQTFFYILAAVVLVLSYLVLKPFIAVIVLAFLTALFTKRPYEFFNKIFKGRKKLASLIMVIIVFFVVLIPLVFVAGLTVKQVIQFNEDIGGGTKVNITSIVNSSNDILSSVRGIDYRLTEVGVEEWIQQGAKAIGTFFLERLPDISSGAFQLLTFVIVFLIVLYSLFPIQDKLTKFLKEISPLDDRIDSIYITRIIAMSKSMVRGTFLIAIVQAIISAIFLAIVGVDYILFLTILMIFLGVIPMVGTGFVMMPIGIIMLFTGNIWQGILLILVNVLIINNIDNFMRPKLVAKEAELHPALTILGVIGGLQYFGILGFVYGPVIMILLVTTIEIYIKHIRDHRTAV from the coding sequence ATGGCGATCAAATCATCACAACGGCAAACATTCTTCTACATACTGGCGGCAGTAGTGCTTGTTCTTTCCTATTTGGTGCTGAAACCGTTTATTGCGGTTATTGTGCTGGCTTTCCTGACCGCTTTGTTTACCAAACGGCCGTATGAATTTTTTAATAAAATATTTAAGGGCAGGAAAAAGCTGGCATCATTAATAATGGTAATAATTGTGTTTTTTGTAGTACTTATTCCATTGGTATTTGTTGCCGGGCTTACCGTCAAACAGGTTATTCAGTTTAATGAGGATATCGGCGGTGGAACTAAAGTGAATATTACTTCAATAGTAAATAGTAGTAATGATATATTGAGTTCAGTTCGCGGTATTGATTATCGGCTGACCGAGGTTGGTGTAGAGGAATGGATCCAACAGGGAGCGAAAGCAATCGGCACATTTTTCCTAGAGAGACTGCCGGATATTAGCTCCGGCGCATTTCAGTTATTAACCTTTGTGATCGTATTCCTGATTGTGTTGTATTCACTTTTCCCTATTCAGGATAAGCTTACTAAATTTTTAAAAGAAATCAGCCCGCTTGATGACAGAATAGACTCCATCTATATTACCCGTATAATTGCCATGTCGAAATCAATGGTGCGGGGCACATTTCTAATTGCCATCGTGCAGGCGATTATTTCCGCGATCTTTCTCGCCATCGTCGGCGTGGATTATATTCTGTTTTTAACGATTCTGATGATCTTCCTGGGAGTGATACCGATGGTGGGGACCGGTTTTGTTATGATGCCGATCGGAATTATTATGTTGTTTACCGGTAATATCTGGCAGGGAATACTTTTGATTCTGGTAAATGTACTCATTATCAATAATATCGATAACTTCATGCGCCCGAAGCTGGTTGCCAAAGAAGCGGAACTGCATCCTGCGCTCACAATCCTTGGTGTAATCGGTGGACTTCAGTATTTTGGCATCCTAGGATTTGTTTACGGCCCGGTAATCATGATCCTGCTGGTTACAACAATTGAAATTTACATAAAACATATCCGCGATCATCGGACTGCAGTATAA
- a CDS encoding type II CAAX endopeptidase family protein: MKLKQILLFVISFFLLWTGAWILHNLLTETIWQALEDSENHNMLYWAVMKTCIWIIFPFFYAKQIFKLHVIKKFFGIQNLKKGIIFGVIASIIWIISSYFVESMKASQVIFSFATSFTFFWVITGTPIAEEFTFRGVIQPALQKSGISFWYVNIITSIVFLLMHCLGWAFQGVLQNNLFSISAISILLVSLIAGWLRHKSDSLYSSIIFHSVNNFFASIIS; the protein is encoded by the coding sequence ATGAAACTCAAACAAATCTTACTATTTGTTATCTCATTTTTTCTACTATGGACTGGCGCCTGGATCCTACATAATTTATTGACTGAAACTATTTGGCAGGCTTTAGAAGATTCAGAAAACCACAATATGCTTTACTGGGCAGTTATGAAGACATGCATATGGATTATTTTCCCGTTTTTTTATGCAAAGCAAATCTTCAAACTACACGTAATTAAAAAGTTTTTTGGCATTCAAAACTTAAAAAAAGGAATTATTTTTGGTGTAATCGCAAGCATTATATGGATAATCAGTTCATATTTTGTAGAAAGTATGAAGGCCAGTCAAGTCATATTCAGTTTTGCAACATCATTTACATTCTTCTGGGTAATAACCGGCACACCGATTGCAGAGGAATTCACGTTTCGAGGAGTCATCCAACCAGCACTGCAAAAATCTGGGATAAGCTTTTGGTATGTTAACATAATCACCTCCATAGTTTTTCTGCTGATGCACTGTCTCGGTTGGGCATTCCAAGGAGTGTTACAAAACAATTTATTTTCAATCTCCGCCATCAGTATTCTGCTGGTCAGTTTAATCGCCGGGTGGTTGCGACATAAATCCGATTCCCTATACAGCAGTATAATATTCCATTCTGTTAATAACTTTTTTGCTTCAATAATTTCATGA
- a CDS encoding MFS transporter, translated as MKSGFHHFVTHAQKYGNQHRSLYALSIMILFWAMFDTVVTYITPLVLTEHGLSNTMMGIIVGSSSVFGALFDLIMTKIAPRANFRRLFLAMFAICLVYPLILWQAKSIWMFLLAMALWGVYYDLVNFGKFNFVGRFQRESEHSSSFGVVEVFQSIGVSLAPVFVGITIVSVVTWQSFVLSWVFLGIGVIFYVLLTVITRKQNPIIKSQESKQIRRPHINYKLLGKIGKTMLPVLMATFLLYTIEGFYWTVGPLFAEDAFLGGPLTGLFLTAFTLPPLFTGWFVGSITKRFHKKRTAFFSLFVGSSLIALFTFIPTPLLTIPLNFIAGIFIALTYPALSSAYADYIGESPDVEKDIIALEDMAMNAGYIIGPMIAGMLADMVGFASAFTAVGLCGAVVAIFLLWKTPKNITIPVR; from the coding sequence ATGAAATCAGGATTTCATCATTTCGTTACACACGCACAAAAATACGGTAACCAGCACCGGTCGCTTTACGCCCTCTCAATTATGATTTTGTTCTGGGCTATGTTTGATACTGTCGTAACCTACATCACACCGCTCGTTCTCACAGAACACGGTTTATCCAATACTATGATGGGAATTATTGTCGGTTCTTCCTCGGTTTTCGGTGCACTTTTTGACCTGATTATGACCAAAATCGCCCCGCGGGCGAATTTCCGGCGTTTATTCCTGGCAATGTTTGCCATCTGTCTTGTCTATCCACTTATTCTCTGGCAGGCCAAATCAATCTGGATGTTCCTTTTGGCAATGGCGCTCTGGGGAGTTTACTATGATCTGGTAAACTTTGGAAAATTCAACTTTGTCGGCCGTTTCCAAAGGGAAAGTGAACATTCTTCCAGTTTCGGGGTGGTAGAAGTATTTCAGTCAATTGGCGTATCGCTGGCACCGGTCTTTGTCGGAATTACCATTGTCTCCGTAGTTACTTGGCAATCATTTGTACTCAGTTGGGTTTTTCTCGGAATCGGCGTTATTTTCTATGTACTACTTACAGTCATCACCAGAAAACAGAATCCGATCATAAAATCTCAAGAGTCAAAACAGATACGACGTCCGCACATCAATTACAAATTACTGGGTAAGATCGGTAAAACTATGCTCCCGGTTCTGATGGCTACATTTTTACTCTATACTATAGAGGGATTTTATTGGACAGTCGGACCACTATTTGCCGAAGATGCCTTTCTTGGCGGGCCTTTAACCGGGTTATTCCTGACCGCATTTACATTACCACCGCTTTTCACCGGATGGTTTGTCGGTTCAATTACAAAACGCTTCCACAAAAAACGTACGGCATTTTTTTCACTTTTTGTCGGATCCAGTTTGATTGCGCTTTTTACTTTCATACCGACACCTCTCCTGACAATACCTCTGAATTTCATCGCCGGTATTTTTATTGCATTAACTTATCCGGCGCTAAGCAGTGCTTACGCAGACTACATTGGAGAAAGTCCGGATGTTGAAAAGGATATTATTGCACTCGAAGACATGGCTATGAATGCCGGCTACATCATCGGGCCGATGATCGCCGGTATGCTCGCGGACATGGTCGGTTTTGCGAGCGCCTTTACAGCCGTGGGTCTTTGCGGTGCAGTTGTGGCAATTTTTTTGCTCTGGAAAACACCAAAAAATATTACAATACCGGTGCGCTGA
- a CDS encoding PEP-utilizing enzyme: MNLKTLAKRDWLSRWAGSYTFISSSYWSRQYYISLKNQLGINFNHTLFIHKRGTVAFYIPYDEFSKLGKYLAKKSEANISYVKIHCKDIKRNADKLTNIMDKLNNSVPSLSDYKQFLKYFDKHLALHVYIKKTVDFLTPKSLTKLMPYFRDARLYTENIYSDSEKFFRSIANAIAKQTNYNATYLTCLTQDDLELYIKSKILPEKNILKNRYNFSVIYSENKQTKIITGQKAKNIEKSIFKTIKGNKQRELKGICAYQGEVKGTARIILDPHNFKLCNKGDILITGMTRPEFLPLVKKVAAIVTDVGGLLSHAAITAREFKIPTIVGTGTATKTFKDGEKVIVDANSGIIKLINN, encoded by the coding sequence ATGAATTTAAAGACACTAGCAAAACGAGATTGGCTGTCGCGCTGGGCTGGATCCTATACGTTTATATCCAGTTCTTATTGGAGTAGACAGTATTACATATCGCTAAAAAATCAGTTGGGTATTAATTTTAATCATACATTATTTATTCATAAAAGAGGCACTGTTGCTTTTTATATTCCTTATGACGAATTTTCCAAGCTCGGCAAATATTTGGCGAAGAAAAGCGAGGCAAATATCAGTTATGTAAAAATTCATTGTAAAGACATAAAAAGAAATGCGGATAAGCTTACCAATATTATGGATAAACTGAATAATAGCGTTCCGAGTCTATCTGATTATAAACAATTTCTGAAATATTTTGACAAACATCTAGCTCTTCATGTTTACATTAAAAAGACTGTTGACTTTTTGACTCCCAAATCTTTAACAAAGCTTATGCCGTATTTTCGCGACGCCAGACTATATACGGAGAATATTTATTCCGATAGTGAAAAGTTCTTTCGAAGTATAGCAAATGCAATCGCAAAACAGACAAATTATAATGCTACGTATTTGACGTGTTTGACTCAGGATGATTTAGAATTATATATCAAATCAAAGATATTGCCCGAAAAAAATATTCTAAAAAACCGATACAATTTTTCTGTGATCTATTCCGAAAATAAACAGACAAAAATAATTACGGGGCAAAAGGCAAAAAATATTGAAAAAAGTATATTCAAAACAATTAAGGGCAATAAGCAGAGAGAATTGAAAGGGATATGCGCTTATCAGGGTGAGGTAAAGGGTACGGCAAGAATTATTTTGGACCCTCATAATTTTAAATTGTGTAATAAAGGAGATATTTTAATTACCGGCATGACCAGGCCTGAGTTTTTACCTTTAGTAAAAAAGGTTGCGGCCATTGTTACAGATGTTGGCGGATTGTTAAGCCATGCTGCAATCACAGCCAGAGAATTTAAAATTCCAACCATAGTTGGTACGGGCACCGCAACAAAGACTTTTAAAGACGGCGAAAAAGTCATTGTTGATGCCAATTCAGGAATTATCAAATTGATTAATAATTGA
- a CDS encoding class I SAM-dependent methyltransferase: MADNSKNLIKVYSKLGIKYLDDIENYCPKEIFDFMDMLPKNSRVLEIGCAGGRDAKIFINHGYTYTGIDLVQKFIIEARRRVPKGHFKKMSILELKFPDRYFDAIWANAVLLHLDKKDVPKSINNMYRVLKPKGKIHIRVKKGSETANIKEKLSAGQSRLFTFFHKKELERYVKAGGFKIILSKILPDDLGRDIKWISVWGEKI, encoded by the coding sequence ATGGCAGACAATTCTAAAAATCTTATAAAAGTTTATTCCAAATTGGGCATCAAATATCTTGATGATATTGAAAATTACTGCCCTAAAGAAATTTTTGATTTCATGGATATGCTACCAAAAAATAGCCGAGTGTTAGAAATAGGATGTGCCGGCGGTAGAGATGCTAAAATATTCATTAATCACGGATATACCTATACTGGTATCGACCTAGTTCAAAAATTTATTATAGAGGCCAGAAGAAGAGTGCCAAAAGGACATTTTAAGAAAATGAGTATTCTGGAATTAAAATTCCCAGATAGATATTTTGACGCAATATGGGCTAATGCGGTTTTATTGCATTTAGATAAAAAGGATGTACCAAAATCCATTAATAATATGTACAGAGTTTTAAAACCTAAAGGCAAGATTCATATAAGAGTAAAAAAAGGTAGTGAAACAGCAAATATTAAAGAAAAATTATCGGCTGGTCAAAGCAGATTATTCACATTTTTTCATAAAAAAGAGTTAGAGCGATATGTTAAAGCGGGTGGATTTAAGATAATACTTTCCAAAATATTACCTGATGATTTAGGCAGAGACATAAAATGGATTTCAGTTTGGGGAGAAAAAATATAA